GTTGGTGAACGAACACGAGAAGGCAATGATTTTTATTATGAAATGATTAATTCTAAAGTAGTTGATAAAGTGTCATTAGTATATGGTCAAATGAATGAACCCCCGGGTAATAGATTTAGAGTAGCATTAACTGGTTTAACATTAGCAGAAAAGTTTCGCGATGAAGGACGTGATGTATTGTTATTTATTGATAATATTTATCGTTATACCTTAGCTGGTACGGAAGTATCTGCTTTATTAGGAAGAATACCCTCCGCGGTAGGTTATCAATCGACATTAGCAGAAGAAATAGGTGCATTACAAGAGAGAATTGTTTCTACTAAAAATGGTTCAATTACTTCTATACAAGCTGTATATGTTCCTGCAGATGATTTAACAGATCCATCACCTGCTACTATTTTTGCTCATCTAGATGCAACAATTGTTTTAAGTAGACAAATTGCTTCTCTTGGCATTTATCCAGCGATAGATCCATTAGGTTCTACTAGTTATCAATTGAATCCTTTAATAGTTGGTCAAGAACATTATGATGTTGCTCGTGGTGTACAATCTATTTTACAACGTTACCAAGAATTAAAAGATATAATTGCTATTCTTGGTATAGATGAATTATCTGAAGAAGATAAATTAATTGTTTTTAGATCACGTAAAATTCAAAGATTTTTGTCACAACCTTTTTTTGTTGCTGAAATTTTTACAGGTTTTGTGGGTAAATATGTCGCACTACAAGACACTATTCGTGGTTTTAAAGGAATCATTGAGGGTAAATACGACGACTTGCCTGAACAAGCATTTTATATGATAGGTTCTATAGAAGATGCGATTGAAAAAAGTAAAAAATTATAAAATTTAACAATGGAATTATGTATATAATTAAAAATTAATGAGCATGTATAAGTATGTTTAAAAAAAATACTTTTTGTTTAGAAGTTGTTAGTGTAGAAAAACACATTTTTTCTGGTATAGTAAATAAAATTAAAATAACTGGTATTGAAGGTGAAATGGGTATTTTACCAGGACACGCTCCATTGCTTACTTCTATAAAACCGG
The DNA window shown above is from Blochmannia endosymbiont of Camponotus (Colobopsis) obliquus and carries:
- the atpD gene encoding F0F1 ATP synthase subunit beta, with amino-acid sequence MTTGKIIQIIGAVIDVLFSQDSIPKIYHALEVDINDKKLILEVEQQLGGGVVRCIAMGSSIGLRRGLKVYDLKRSIEVPVGKATLGRIMNVLGEPIDMKGKIGEDERWSIHRSAPSYEDLSVSHDLLVTGVKVIDLICPFVKGGKIGLFGGAGVGKTVNMMELIRNIAVEHFGYSVFVGVGERTREGNDFYYEMINSKVVDKVSLVYGQMNEPPGNRFRVALTGLTLAEKFRDEGRDVLLFIDNIYRYTLAGTEVSALLGRIPSAVGYQSTLAEEIGALQERIVSTKNGSITSIQAVYVPADDLTDPSPATIFAHLDATIVLSRQIASLGIYPAIDPLGSTSYQLNPLIVGQEHYDVARGVQSILQRYQELKDIIAILGIDELSEEDKLIVFRSRKIQRFLSQPFFVAEIFTGFVGKYVALQDTIRGFKGIIEGKYDDLPEQAFYMIGSIEDAIEKSKKL